In Anthonomus grandis grandis chromosome 16, icAntGran1.3, whole genome shotgun sequence, a single window of DNA contains:
- the LOC126745715 gene encoding ATP-binding cassette sub-family C member 4-like isoform X4 — MEAAFSIKQENPKKKANIISRLFFGWIAKLFYTGAKRSLKLNDIYKTLECDESKLLGDKLEKKWLEEVSRGKEKHQSASLLRVISKVFLKEYCYYGLMLFILTVVLRSPQPLVLSWLINQFQPHESHEKIEMYASASSLVIISTLIIFFLHHNSYGQSCVGMRVRIAVSSLIYRKILKLNKRSQGETAAGQVVNLLSNDVQRFDLVCVYLHYLWIMPFQVALVTYFLWNAVGISCLAGILSMVLCTLPLQGYLGKVASSLRLKVAQRTDARVKLMSEIISGAQVIKMYAWEKPFEKLIKYLRLKEINVLTKTSYLRGFYLSCMVFIERSTLCLTLVCFTLLGNNIKADIVFSMAQFFNILQSAMAIMYPMAISIGAETLVSIRRLEEFLNLEEKEKTLIEQLYEPEIILKQVTASWVQDTKVLKKVNLHIPKGCLCAIIGPVGSGKSSILQLLLGELSPTFGSVMLGGSVSYSSQEPWLFVASVRRNILFGKPYDHRLYKEVTKVCALERDFEQLPYGDKTMVGERGVSLSGGQRARINLARAIYQQADVYLLDDPLSAVDTHVGKHLFDQCVVDYLRNKTRVLVTHQLQYLKKADLIVVLNEGVVEATGTFKELSHSKLDFTKLLASADETVDEKETCNKLSPEKQPRKLSLQACSATDSVEIEQSTNKEKEEMGGKEGETPFLDYIKSVGSACFIAIVVLVLIFSQASCTCTDLWVTYWTSQEELRHFNDNQTIIYDNNPSDILMLNPSSNDTYSLLNNSNVSNSLTYSHEKGTSNVLNTILGNMPNVFDKLETGTTYYTLIKTNIAMYIYGALILLAIILTTARSLLFFKAAMEASKNIHSKMFHRILEAPMRFFDTNSSGRVLNRFSKDIGAIDEILPRVLMEATQILLVLVGILVNVTVSNYYMVIAMVVLGCIFMKLRQWYTSSAKDIKHLEGIAKSPVFSHITSSLNGLTTIRASKAEDALIQEFDEHQDVHTSAWFLTIMCTVFFGLWLDIICVIFITCVAFGFVISAELGQPQNSSLVGLALSQSLILTGMLQYGMRQTAEVVNQLTSVERVLQYTKLEKEGPFHTPKGKLPVLPWPSLGKIEFRNLKLFYALEEAPVLKNLNMLIRSGEKVGIVGRTGAGKSSLIAALFRLAPIEGQILIDDLDTKTIGLSDLRRRISIIPQEPVLFSATLRYNLDPFDEFEDARLWEVLEEVELKDLVTTLDFQVLEGGSNLSLGQRQLLCLARALLRNNKILVLDEATANVDARTDSLIQTTIRRKFKKCTVLTIAHRLNTIMDSDKVIVMGAGQILEHDHPYSLLENPDGHFTSMVQETGPTMTEQLKEVAFAAWKMKKEIEDSYDRHFDEEVSKL; from the exons ATGGAAGCGGCTTTTTCTATAAAGCAAGAAAATCCAAAGAAGAAAGCCAATATTATATCAAGGCTTTTTTTTGG TTGGATAGCAAAACTATTTTACACTGGGGCAAAAAGATCCTTAAAATTAAACGACATATATAAAACGTTAGAATGTGACGAGTCGAAACTGCTGGGGGACAAATTGGAGAAAAAATGGCTCGAAGAAGTGTCTAGAGGCAAAGAAAAACATCAAAGTGCCAGTTTACTGAGAGTCATCTCCAAAgtgtttttaaaagaatattgttATTATGGGCTCATGCTGtttattttgacagttgttTTAAG GTCTCCTCAGCCTTTAGTTCTCTCATGGCTGATAAATCAGTTTCAACCACACGAATCTCACGAGAAAATCGAAATGTACGCCTCGGCTTCCTCTTTGGTTATTATATCGACGCTGATTATATTCTTTTTGCATCACAACAGCTACGGCCAGAGTTGCGTCGGCATGAGAGTAAGGATAGCGGTTTCCAGTTTAATTTATAGAAAA attttaaaattaaataaaaggtcACAAGGTGAAACTGCGGCAGGCCAAGTGGTGAACTTGTTATCAAATGACGTGCAAAGGTTTGATCTGGTGTGTGTTTATTTGCACTACTTATGGATAATGCCGTTTCAAGTCGCTTTGGTCACCTATTTCCTATGGAATGCCGTTGGAATTTCTTGTCTGGCTGGTATTTTATCTATGGTATTGTGCACGCTGCCTTTACAAG GCTATTTGGGAAAAGTTGCATCATCCCTTAGACTAAAAGTAGCACAAAGAACAGACGCAAGGGTGAAGCTGATGAGTGAAATCATATCGGGAGCTCAAGTAATCAAAATGTACGCGTGGGAGAAACCTTTTGAGAAACTCATAAAGTATTTGAGGCTCAAGGAGATCAACGTGCTCACCAAGACCTCGTACTTAAGAGGGTTTTACTTGAGCTGTATGGTTTTCATTGAGAGAAGCACCTTGTGTCTGACATTAGTCTGTTTTACTTTACTAGGAAATAATATTAAGGCAGATATTGTCTTTTCGATGGCTCAGTTTTTCAATATATTGCAAT CTGCCATGGCGATCATGTATCCGATGGCGATCAGCATCGGGGCGGAGACCTTGGTTTCGATAAGAAGACTGGAGGAGTTTTTAAACTTGGAAGAGAAAGAAAAGACGTTGATAGAACAACTGTATGAAccggaaattattttgaagcaaGTCACCGCGTCTTGGGTGCAAGACACGAAGGTTCTCAAAAAAGTCAACTTGCATATACCGAAGGGATGTTTGTGCGCTATTATTGGCCCAGTGGGCAGTGGGAAAAGCTCTATTTTACAG CTTTTGTTAGGTGAATTATCCCCCACATTTGGGAGCGTAATGCTAGGAGGTTCGGTTTCGTATTCATCACAGGAACCTTGGCTCTTCGTCGCATCTGTCAGAAGAAATATACTATTCGGTAAACCGTACGACCATCGGCTTTACAAAGAAGTTACCAAAGTTTGTGCATTAGAGAGGGACTTTGAGCAACTTCCTTACG GGGACAAAACTATGGTGGGAGAACGAGGAGTATCCTTATCGGGAGGACAAAGAGCAAGGATCAACTTGGCCCGAGCGATTTACCAACAAGCAGATGTTTATCTACTCGATGATCCTTTGTCCGCTGTTGATACCCACGTGGGGAAACATTTATTTGATCAATGTGTCGTAGATTATTTAAGGAACAAAACTAGAGTGTTAGTCACGCATCAACTGCAGTATTTGAAAAAGGCTGATCTAATAGTGGTCCTAAACGAg GGAGTTGTTGAGGCCACTGGCACATTTAAGGAGCTATCGCACTCCAAGCTTGATTTCACCAAACTTTTGGCATCCGCAGATGAAACAGTGGATGAAAAGGAAACATGCAATAAACTTTCTCCTGAAAAGCAACCGAGAAAACTATCTTTGCAG gcttgTTCTGCAACTGATTCGGTGGAAATTGAACAAAGTACAAATAAGGAAAAAGAAGAAATGGGCGGCAAAGAAGGTGAAACGCCATTTTTGGATTACATCAAGTCAGTTGGCAGTGCCTGTTTTATTGCGATAGTCGTTCTGGTACTTATATTTTCTCAAGCATCCTGTACTTGCACAGATTTATGGGTAACCTATTG GACTAGCCAAGAAGAGCTTCGTCATTTTAATGATAATCAAAccattatttatgataataatccctctgatattttaatgttaaatccaAGTTCAAATGATACATATTCTTTGCTTAATAATTCAAATGTAAGCAACTCCTTAACGTATTCTCATGAAAAGGGTACATCCAATGTTCTAAATACCATTCTGGGAAACATGCCCAACGTGTTCGATAAACTAGAAACAGGAACAACCTattatactttaataaaaacgaaCATTGCCATGTACATTTATGGCGCTTTAATTTTACTCGCAATCATCCTGACCACAGCCAGATCATTATTATTCTTCAAAGCAGCAATGGAAGCATCAAAGAATATCCATTCGAAAATGTTCCATAGGATATTAGAAGCGCCTATGAGGTTCTTTGACACGAATTCAAGCGGAAGGGTGCTAAACAGATTCAGTAAGGATATTGGAGCTATCGATGAAATATTGCCTAGGGTCTTAATGGAAGCCACTCAG ATATTGTTAGTACTGGTAGGAATATTGGTTAACGTAACTGTATCCAATTATTACATGGTTATAGCAATGGTCGTGCTTGGATGTATATTTATGAAGCTGAGACAGTGGTACACTTCAAGTGCGAAAGATATTAAGCATCTAGAAGGAATTG CTAAAAGCCCGGTATTCTCACATATAACTTCTTCTCTTAATGGACTCACCACTATTAGAGCCTCAAAAGCTGAGGACGCCTTAATACAAGAGTTTGATGAGCACCAG GACGTCCATACCTCCGCCTGGTTTCTTACCATAATGTGCACCGTATTCTTTGGACTATGGTTGGACATAATCTGTGTGATATTTATCACGTGTGTAGCATTTGGATTCGTGATTTCAGCGGAAC tTGGTCAGCCTCAAAACAGCAGCTTAGTAGGTCTGGCCCTATCGCAATCGTTGATTTTAACCGGAATGCTTCAATATGGCATGCGACAAACCGCAGAGGTGGTAAACCAACTTACCAGTGTTGAAAGAGTTTTACAGTATACCAAGTTGGAGAAAGAAGGGCCATTCCACACGCCAAAAG gtAAACTACCGGTATTACCGTGGCCCAGTTTAGGAAAAATAGAATTTAGGAATCTTAAGCTGTTTTACGCCTTAGAAGAAGCACCGGTgctgaaaaatttaaacatgCTCATCCGGTCAGGTGAAAAG GTAGGGATTGTTGGAAGAACTGGAGCAGGGAAGTCTTCCCTTATCGCTGCTTTATTTAGACTCGCCCCTATCGAAGGCCAAATCCTGATCGACGACTTAGATACTAAAACTATCGGTCTTTCTGATCTGAGAAGGAGAATTTCAATAATTCCCCAGGAGCCTGTTTTATTCAGTGCAACATTAAGATATAATTTGGACCCGTTTGATGAGTTTGAAGATGCCAGGTTATGGGAGGTACTGGAAGAG GTAGAACTAAAAGATCTTGTTACTACTTTGGACTTTCAAGTGTTAGAAGGTGGAAGCAACTTGAGTTTAGGTCAAAGGCAGCTCCTCTGCTTGGCCAGGGCccttttaagaaataataaaattctggTCTTGGACGAAGCAACTGCCAACGTGGACGCCAG aACTGATAGTCTTATTCAAACAACAATccgaagaaaattcaaaaaatgtaccGTACTCACTATTGCCCACCGTCTAAATACTATTATGGACTCGGATAAGGTGATTGTAATGGGTGCTGGACAGATATTGGAACATGACCACCCATATAGTCTGCTGGAGAATCCGGATGGACATTTTACCAGTATGGTCCAAGAAACTGGACCAACCATGACGGAACAGTTGAAGGAAGTCGCCTTTGCTGCATGGAAGATGAAAAAGGAAATTGAAGATAGCTATGATAGGCATTTCGATGAAGAAGTTTCTAAGTTATAg
- the LOC126745715 gene encoding ATP-binding cassette sub-family C member 4-like isoform X2 gives MEAAFSIKQENPKKKANIISRLFFGWIAKLFYTGAKRSLKLNDIYKTLECDESKLLGDKLEKKWLEEVSRGKEKHQSASLLRVISKVFLKEYCYYGLMLFILTVVLRSPQPLVLSWLINQFQPHESHEKIEMYASASSLVIISTLIIFFLHHNSYGQSCVGMRVRIAVSSLIYRKILKLNKRSQGETAAGQVVNLLSNDVQRFDLVCVYLHYLWIMPFQVALVTYFLWNAVGISCLAGILSMVLCTLPLQGYLGKVASSLRLKVAQRTDARVKLMSEIISGAQVIKMYAWEKPFEKLIKYLRLKEINVLTKTSYLRGFYLSCMVFIERSTLCLTLVCFTLLGNNIKADIVFSMAQFFNILQSAMAIMYPMAISIGAETLVSIRRLEEFLNLEEKEKTLIEQLYEPEIILKQVTASWVQDTKVLKKVNLHIPKGCLCAIIGPVGSGKSSILQLLLGELSPTFGSVMLGGSVSYSSQEPWLFVASVRRNILFGKPYDHRLYKEVTKVCALERDFEQLPYGDKTMVGERGVSLSGGQRARINLARAIYQQADVYLLDDPLSAVDTHVGKHLFDQCVVDYLRNKTRVLVTHQLQYLKKADLIVVLNEGVVEATGTFKELSHSKLDFTKLLASADETVDEKETCNKLSPEKQPRKLSLQACSATDSVEIEQSTNKEKEEMGGKEGETPFLDYIKSVGSACFIAIVVLVLIFSQASCTCTDLWVTYWTSQEELRHFNDNQTIIYDNNPSDILMLNPSSNDTYSLLNNSNVSNSLTYSHEKGTSNVLNTILGNMPNVFDKLETGTTYYTLIKTNIAMYIYGALILLAIILTTARSLLFFKAAMEASKNIHSKMFHRILEAPMRFFDTNSSGRVLNRFSKDIGAIDEILPRVLMEATQILLVLVGILVNVTVSNYYMVIAMVVLGCIFMKLRQWYTSSAKDIKHLEGIAKSPVFSHITSSLNGLTTIRASKAEDALIQEFDEHQDVHTSAWFLTIMCTVFFGLWLDIICVIFITCVAFGFVISAELGQPQNSSLVGLALSQSLILTGMLQYGMRQTAEVVNQLTSVERVLQYTKLEKEGPFHTPKGKLPVLPWPSLGKIEFRNLKLFYALEEAPVLKNLNMLIRSGEKVGIVGRTGAGKSSLIAALFRLAPIEGQILIDDLDTKTIGLSDLRRRISIIPQEPVLFSATLRYNLDPFDEFEDARLWEVLEEVQTNQRIQRNFTNKYHFFQVELKDLVTTLDFQVLEGGSNLSLGQRQLLCLARALLRNNKILVLDEATANVDARTDSLIQTTIRRKFKKCTVLTIAHRLNTIMDSDKVIVMGAGQILEHDHPYSLLENPDGHFTSMVQETGPTMTEQLKEVAFAAWKMKKEIEDSYDRHFDEEVSKL, from the exons ATGGAAGCGGCTTTTTCTATAAAGCAAGAAAATCCAAAGAAGAAAGCCAATATTATATCAAGGCTTTTTTTTGG TTGGATAGCAAAACTATTTTACACTGGGGCAAAAAGATCCTTAAAATTAAACGACATATATAAAACGTTAGAATGTGACGAGTCGAAACTGCTGGGGGACAAATTGGAGAAAAAATGGCTCGAAGAAGTGTCTAGAGGCAAAGAAAAACATCAAAGTGCCAGTTTACTGAGAGTCATCTCCAAAgtgtttttaaaagaatattgttATTATGGGCTCATGCTGtttattttgacagttgttTTAAG GTCTCCTCAGCCTTTAGTTCTCTCATGGCTGATAAATCAGTTTCAACCACACGAATCTCACGAGAAAATCGAAATGTACGCCTCGGCTTCCTCTTTGGTTATTATATCGACGCTGATTATATTCTTTTTGCATCACAACAGCTACGGCCAGAGTTGCGTCGGCATGAGAGTAAGGATAGCGGTTTCCAGTTTAATTTATAGAAAA attttaaaattaaataaaaggtcACAAGGTGAAACTGCGGCAGGCCAAGTGGTGAACTTGTTATCAAATGACGTGCAAAGGTTTGATCTGGTGTGTGTTTATTTGCACTACTTATGGATAATGCCGTTTCAAGTCGCTTTGGTCACCTATTTCCTATGGAATGCCGTTGGAATTTCTTGTCTGGCTGGTATTTTATCTATGGTATTGTGCACGCTGCCTTTACAAG GCTATTTGGGAAAAGTTGCATCATCCCTTAGACTAAAAGTAGCACAAAGAACAGACGCAAGGGTGAAGCTGATGAGTGAAATCATATCGGGAGCTCAAGTAATCAAAATGTACGCGTGGGAGAAACCTTTTGAGAAACTCATAAAGTATTTGAGGCTCAAGGAGATCAACGTGCTCACCAAGACCTCGTACTTAAGAGGGTTTTACTTGAGCTGTATGGTTTTCATTGAGAGAAGCACCTTGTGTCTGACATTAGTCTGTTTTACTTTACTAGGAAATAATATTAAGGCAGATATTGTCTTTTCGATGGCTCAGTTTTTCAATATATTGCAAT CTGCCATGGCGATCATGTATCCGATGGCGATCAGCATCGGGGCGGAGACCTTGGTTTCGATAAGAAGACTGGAGGAGTTTTTAAACTTGGAAGAGAAAGAAAAGACGTTGATAGAACAACTGTATGAAccggaaattattttgaagcaaGTCACCGCGTCTTGGGTGCAAGACACGAAGGTTCTCAAAAAAGTCAACTTGCATATACCGAAGGGATGTTTGTGCGCTATTATTGGCCCAGTGGGCAGTGGGAAAAGCTCTATTTTACAG CTTTTGTTAGGTGAATTATCCCCCACATTTGGGAGCGTAATGCTAGGAGGTTCGGTTTCGTATTCATCACAGGAACCTTGGCTCTTCGTCGCATCTGTCAGAAGAAATATACTATTCGGTAAACCGTACGACCATCGGCTTTACAAAGAAGTTACCAAAGTTTGTGCATTAGAGAGGGACTTTGAGCAACTTCCTTACG GGGACAAAACTATGGTGGGAGAACGAGGAGTATCCTTATCGGGAGGACAAAGAGCAAGGATCAACTTGGCCCGAGCGATTTACCAACAAGCAGATGTTTATCTACTCGATGATCCTTTGTCCGCTGTTGATACCCACGTGGGGAAACATTTATTTGATCAATGTGTCGTAGATTATTTAAGGAACAAAACTAGAGTGTTAGTCACGCATCAACTGCAGTATTTGAAAAAGGCTGATCTAATAGTGGTCCTAAACGAg GGAGTTGTTGAGGCCACTGGCACATTTAAGGAGCTATCGCACTCCAAGCTTGATTTCACCAAACTTTTGGCATCCGCAGATGAAACAGTGGATGAAAAGGAAACATGCAATAAACTTTCTCCTGAAAAGCAACCGAGAAAACTATCTTTGCAG gcttgTTCTGCAACTGATTCGGTGGAAATTGAACAAAGTACAAATAAGGAAAAAGAAGAAATGGGCGGCAAAGAAGGTGAAACGCCATTTTTGGATTACATCAAGTCAGTTGGCAGTGCCTGTTTTATTGCGATAGTCGTTCTGGTACTTATATTTTCTCAAGCATCCTGTACTTGCACAGATTTATGGGTAACCTATTG GACTAGCCAAGAAGAGCTTCGTCATTTTAATGATAATCAAAccattatttatgataataatccctctgatattttaatgttaaatccaAGTTCAAATGATACATATTCTTTGCTTAATAATTCAAATGTAAGCAACTCCTTAACGTATTCTCATGAAAAGGGTACATCCAATGTTCTAAATACCATTCTGGGAAACATGCCCAACGTGTTCGATAAACTAGAAACAGGAACAACCTattatactttaataaaaacgaaCATTGCCATGTACATTTATGGCGCTTTAATTTTACTCGCAATCATCCTGACCACAGCCAGATCATTATTATTCTTCAAAGCAGCAATGGAAGCATCAAAGAATATCCATTCGAAAATGTTCCATAGGATATTAGAAGCGCCTATGAGGTTCTTTGACACGAATTCAAGCGGAAGGGTGCTAAACAGATTCAGTAAGGATATTGGAGCTATCGATGAAATATTGCCTAGGGTCTTAATGGAAGCCACTCAG ATATTGTTAGTACTGGTAGGAATATTGGTTAACGTAACTGTATCCAATTATTACATGGTTATAGCAATGGTCGTGCTTGGATGTATATTTATGAAGCTGAGACAGTGGTACACTTCAAGTGCGAAAGATATTAAGCATCTAGAAGGAATTG CTAAAAGCCCGGTATTCTCACATATAACTTCTTCTCTTAATGGACTCACCACTATTAGAGCCTCAAAAGCTGAGGACGCCTTAATACAAGAGTTTGATGAGCACCAG GACGTCCATACCTCCGCCTGGTTTCTTACCATAATGTGCACCGTATTCTTTGGACTATGGTTGGACATAATCTGTGTGATATTTATCACGTGTGTAGCATTTGGATTCGTGATTTCAGCGGAAC tTGGTCAGCCTCAAAACAGCAGCTTAGTAGGTCTGGCCCTATCGCAATCGTTGATTTTAACCGGAATGCTTCAATATGGCATGCGACAAACCGCAGAGGTGGTAAACCAACTTACCAGTGTTGAAAGAGTTTTACAGTATACCAAGTTGGAGAAAGAAGGGCCATTCCACACGCCAAAAG gtAAACTACCGGTATTACCGTGGCCCAGTTTAGGAAAAATAGAATTTAGGAATCTTAAGCTGTTTTACGCCTTAGAAGAAGCACCGGTgctgaaaaatttaaacatgCTCATCCGGTCAGGTGAAAAG GTAGGGATTGTTGGAAGAACTGGAGCAGGGAAGTCTTCCCTTATCGCTGCTTTATTTAGACTCGCCCCTATCGAAGGCCAAATCCTGATCGACGACTTAGATACTAAAACTATCGGTCTTTCTGATCTGAGAAGGAGAATTTCAATAATTCCCCAGGAGCCTGTTTTATTCAGTGCAACATTAAGATATAATTTGGACCCGTTTGATGAGTTTGAAGATGCCAGGTTATGGGAGGTACTGGAAGAGGTACAGACGAACCAAAGGATACAAagaaattttactaataaatatcaCTTTTTTCAGGTAGAACTAAAAGATCTTGTTACTACTTTGGACTTTCAAGTGTTAGAAGGTGGAAGCAACTTGAGTTTAGGTCAAAGGCAGCTCCTCTGCTTGGCCAGGGCccttttaagaaataataaaattctggTCTTGGACGAAGCAACTGCCAACGTGGACGCCAG aACTGATAGTCTTATTCAAACAACAATccgaagaaaattcaaaaaatgtaccGTACTCACTATTGCCCACCGTCTAAATACTATTATGGACTCGGATAAGGTGATTGTAATGGGTGCTGGACAGATATTGGAACATGACCACCCATATAGTCTGCTGGAGAATCCGGATGGACATTTTACCAGTATGGTCCAAGAAACTGGACCAACCATGACGGAACAGTTGAAGGAAGTCGCCTTTGCTGCATGGAAGATGAAAAAGGAAATTGAAGATAGCTATGATAGGCATTTCGATGAAGAAGTTTCTAAGTTATAg